From Leptospira kirschneri serovar Cynopteri str. 3522 CT, one genomic window encodes:
- a CDS encoding transposase — PSIEGVFGAIKGSRGGNLFFTKGIEKVSLEWSERCSAHNIAKLCGFRYV, encoded by the coding sequence TCCTTCGATTGAAGGAGTTTTCGGAGCCATCAAAGGTTCTCGCGGCGGAAATCTATTTTTTACAAAAGGGATTGAAAAGGTTTCTCTCGAATGGTCGGAAAGATGTTCCGCTCACAATATTGCCAAGCTCTGCGGTTTTCGATACGTCTGA